Below is a window of Tolypothrix bouteillei VB521301 DNA.
ATAATTATAAAATTAGCTACACGAGTCAAGGCAGCTTTGTGGTATAATGCAAAACTTCAAAAATGAGCCACAAGCGATCGATGTTATTGACTGGTACGTAAAAGCAGAAGTTAGAAGGCGCAAAAGATTATCGACTCGGCTTTCTAAAACCTTTTTCCAAACACTTTTCCTAAACCATGCCGTACTGGGTGTTTGGACTGTGGAGTACAGATTGAGGTTGGCTTGTTGCTCAAACAAACTCTGAAGATAGAAGTATTCTGTAATTAAAGACTTTAAAAAAAAGTATTTGCAGTAACAATTTACAAAATAAAATCACCAGCAACCAGCAAGCAGTGATTGGTATAAAAAAGCAAAGTCTGCTCGTCAGAGGAGCCACTGCGATAGACGGTGAAACCAGTGCTGATAGCGTATAGTACGGGTATAGGTTGGCATCGCATAGCGTGTGGTTTGCACATAGGAGATACCCAAAAGGGTTCCACAGGCTATAGCAAGGGGAGATCCCAATTTGGAAAAAACACGTTTGCTATTGAAATCGGGTTTATACAAACGAAGCGATTAAAATCGCGTCTATACAAACAAAGTCCACCTACGTGGACTTTCTATCAAGTCCGCGCAGGCCGTGAGGCCAGTCGTGTAGGCGGGTTTCCCGCGCTCTAGCAAGTTGCGTGGCAGAAGGCGCAAAAGCTTATATTATAAGCTTTTTTATCCGTTCTTAATAGTTACTTATCGAATTGATGCTCTAAAAGAAAAAATTAGCCCTCAAATCAATTTTGGGCTAATTTTAGGCATTTTAAACCATTGATGAAAAAATTTTAAGTACTGTAGTGGTCTGTCCCATTAATTTTGATCGGCTGTCACCTGGGAACCAGGTGTGCGAAGTTTTGACAGCCTATCAAAACTTTTGCGACAGACAACTGGGAAATACCAACCAATAAGGCTGTTATGTTCCAGAGCAACTACCTACGTATATTTGAAAAATCAACTAGGATTCCTATAAGTGACTTAAAACAATTCAGTTTATGTAAATTAATCCCTTCTCGCAATCACCCAGATTGCATGAACAAGCCCAAGAATATAAAATCCAAAAATAGTAAGCAGCAAGTTTATCCAAAAATCTTTACCAATACCAACTTGTAGGAACACTCCAAGCGGCGGTAAAAAAACAGCACAAAGTATCCTAACTAAATCCATTGCTCCCTCCTGTAAGTCTTAAAATGAGCAGGATTTGTATACTCATCAACAATAGCATTTATTTTTTAAAGCATCAGGTTAAGCTAGTGTGGTAAACCGTCCTAACCACCACTGATCTTGGCTTTGTAACCAAGCTTAATTAAAAGCTCAAGAATTTTCTGCTTGTGGTCGCCTTGAATTTCCAGTTCATTTTCTTTTATAGTGCCACCCGTACCGCACTGGGTTTTTAACTGCTTGAGTAAAGCTTGTAAAGTTTCTTGATTTGTTTGAAAGCCAGTAATCACAGTCACGGTCTTACCTTTACGCCCAGCGCGAGTTGCTTGTACGCGCACATTTTGCTTTTCTGGTGGCAAGTCGGGGGTTGCTCTTTCAAAAGCAGCAGAGTTACCATTCCCAAACTCTTGGTACACGAAGCGGTTTTCAGGGTTGTTACGATTTGATGATGAAGGCATAAAGTTAACTTTGTAAAGAACCACTAACAGGCAATGAGTATTAAGAGAAACCGTATCGGCAGTCTTAGTATAATTGTGGTCGTTCCGTAATTCTAGCTTGTCCGTGACTACTACTCCCCTACCTTCGGGTTCTCAATCATCTACTCAACTTCCTGATGCACTAGGACGCTTTGGTCGCTTTGGTGGTAAGTATGTTCCTGAAACGTTGATGCCAGCTCTTTCTGAGTTGGAAGCAGCGTATCAGCAGTATCGCAATGACCCTGCTTTTCAGGCAGAACTGCAACAGTTGCTGCAAGATTATGTAGGGCGTGCAACACCATTATATTTTGCCGAACGCCTTAGTACACATTACGCAAAACCAGATGGCACTGGACCCCAAATTTATTTAAAGCGTGAGGATTTAAATCATACTGGTGCTCACAAAATTAATAACGCTTTGGGTCAGGTCTTGCTGGCAAAGCGTATGGGCAAACAGAGAATCATTGCAGAAACGGGTGCCGGACAACACGGAGTAGCAACGGCTACTGTTTGCGCTCGTTTTGGGTTGCAATGCGTTATTTACATGGGCGTTCACGACATGGAACGTCAAGCTTTGAATGTTTTTAGAATGCGTTTGATGGGCGCAGAGGTTCGCCCGGTGTCAGCAGGAACTGGTACTTTAAAAGATGCCACTTCTGAAGCTATCCGCGATTGGGTCACAAATGTGGAAACAACCCACTACATTTTGGGTTCTGTTGCAGGTCCTCACCCATACCCCATGATTGTACGCGATTTTCACAAAGTGATTGGACAGGAAACTCGCGCTCAAGCACTAGAAAAGTGGGGTGGTTTGCCCGATATTGCGATCGCTTGTGTGGGAGGTGGTTCCAATGCCATGGGTTTGTTCTATGAGTTTGTAGACGAACCTTCCGTGCGGTTAATTGGTGTAGAAGCTGCTGGAGAAGGAGTTAACACTGACAAACACGCAGCAACCTTGACAAAAGGACGAATTGGTGTATTACACGGAGCTATGAGCTACCTTTTGCAAAGTGAAGATGGACAAGTGGTTGAAGCTCATTCAATTAGTGCTGGATTAGATTATCCGGGTGTCGGTCCGGAACACAGCTACCTGAAGGATATAGGGCGTGCTGAATATTACAGCGTGACTGACGAAGAAGCTTTGGCTGCTTTTCAAAGGCTTTCACGCTTGGAAGGAATTATTCCCGCTTTAGAAACAGCCCACGCTTTTGCTTATTTAGAAACCCTGTGTCCCCAACTTAGCGGAAGTCCCAAGATAGTTATTAACTCTTCCGGACGCGGGGATAAAGATGTACAAGCCGTAGCTAAGTACTTCAATCCCACATGAGGATGTCCGAGAAGTATCAGATTTTCTGCACGATCGCCCCTAGGGAGTGTTTTCAAACTCTTATAGATTCCCCCATCTGCCCCCCAACCCCAGAGGAGACGCCTAGCCTCCCTTAAAAAGCTACGGTGGTATACAGATCTGTAGAAAAAATATGAAACAACCGGATAACAGGGAAAGTTGATTCCAATTCCCCCCTTTTTTAGGCTAGGGGGGATCGAAACTGCCAGAATGCACTATATAAGACTTGTATACACCACCGTAGCCTTAAAAAGGGGGCTAAGATACTCAAAAGTCACCTAATTCATTAGGGGATTTAGTGAGCCGTAGCACGTCTTTACATTTTTTAATTTATTAAGATGGTTTTTTGTCAACAATTAATCCACAGCAATCCTAAGTTTTTTTTAAAAATCAAATCGAGATTTTAGCTGTGTTTGTTTTAAAAATTAACTTGAATTATATTAAGCGGCTCTTGACGAAGCTTTTGGAATATGTAAATATTTCCTAACTTGCTGGTTACCATAAACCATACTGGTATCTCAAGAAACAAAAAATCAGGGATTGTGTCTCTTAAACTTATACGTTATTTAACACTCCATGTTTCGACAAACTGCTTTTGGCATTGCTTTAAGTATGCTTGTCCTTGCCAGTGGATTACCAACGAGTTTACTAGCGGGTTACTCTTCCAAACAAAAAGCAACCCAAAGTAAATCGGTATCAATTCCATCAAGCCAGGTTAAATCATTCTCTACCTTTAAAACAACTGATTTGGAAAAATCAGTTTTTGACCAAATTAATCGGTACCGGGTTTCTAAGGGTTTGCGAAAGCTGACTTTAAATCCAAGAATTACTCGACAAGCTAGGATTCACAGTCAAAATATGGCTAGACGCAAAGCCCCATTCAGTCACCAAGGGTTTAGAAGAAGAGTTGATGCTATTCCCCTTCGCTACAGAAGCGCATCAGAAAATCTCGCTTTTAACCAAGGCTACAACGATCCGGTTAAGGAAGCTGTGACAAGTTGGCTGAAAAGCCCCGCACATCTAAAGAATATTAAGGGGAATTACAATCTGACGGGTATTGGTGTCGCTACTAACAGCGATGGTGAAGTGTACCTGACACAGATTTTTATTCGCATGAGATAAATTAAAATTGCTAACGGCTAATGGTTAATTGCTAATGGTCAAAACTCTCTTAACTATTAGCTATTAGCCATTAGATAATATAGATGTCTAACCTAACTGCTGATAATTCATGGAAGATTTTCAGGTTTGCGATCGCGACCTCACTGACGCTACTTTATCCCATTATCTACAAAACGATGAAATTGCTGTAGATACCGAAACGATGGGGTTACTTCCACAACGCGATCGCTTATGTCTTGTCCAATTATGCAACAAAGATGGTAGAGTGACTGCAATCCGTATTGCTAAGGGACAAACAGAGGCTCCTAACTTAAAAAAGCTGTTGGAAGCGACAAACGTCCTTAAAATATTTCACTTTGCACGTTTCGATCTGGCGACGATACGTTATAGCTTAGGCATTTATATCCAACCCGTTTTTTGTACTAAGATAGCCAGTAAGTTAGCACGTACTTATACCCAACGTCACGGGCTGAAGGATTTGGTGCAAGAGTTGGAAAAAGTAGAATTAGACAAAAGCTCTCAAAGTTCTGATTGGGGAAATGCTGCCAATCTATCAGAAGCACAACTGAATTATGCTGCTAATGATGTACGTTATTTAATAGGTGCGCGGCAAAAACTCGTCGATATGCTCAAACGTGAAGAACGGTATGCAATCGCCCTAGAATGTTTTGAGTGTTTGCCAACTATAGTTTCTTTAGATTTACTGCAATTTAAGGATGTGTTTGAACATTAGGGTGTTGTTACAGTGACCAGGGTTACTGGTCACCGTTAGGACTACCCTTTTTGCTGGGTTTCTGCGTGATTCTTCAAACGATCTACAACGTTATAGTCATCTGCACCAGCAGGTGTTCTGGATTCGATAATTCCTTCAGTAGGACCTCCAACTGCTTTCCATGCAGCCAAACCGCCTTTGAGTTCAGATACGTGTACAAAACCAGCGCTTCTTAATTGTTGTGCCGCTTGAGCAGTCTGTTCGTCACTTTCACCGTAAACGTAGATATCACGGCTTTTTGCTATGGATTCTGCACGGTCTACCAACTCGTTTTGAGGGAAGGGCATCGCACCCATGATGTGACCTTGGTTGAAGGCGTTGCGATCGCGCACATCTAAAATTGTGAAAGCAGGTTCGCCCCATTCCAAACGAGACTTGAGAACATGAACATCAGACTGTGAGTCAATGGGGGGCTGTTGTGGAATGATGTTGTCTACTAGTTTGTTAGTCATGAGTATCCTCTGTAACGTATTAGACTACCTTGCAAAAGACTTTAGGCGTAAGTTGACAAAAGAAGTTGCAAGAATTTTATGCACTGCAAGAAATGTATCTAACAAAATGGCGTGGATTGCTCTTTCTGGAGAATGAAAATTCTGAATTTATGCCTAATGGTAGACCTGCTATTAACAATGACCCCTAACCTGTGACCAGTTAATATTCTTGGTTAAAAGCAGGATATTTAAATAATCAATCGATTTCTTTTTCTATAAGTAATGCTGCAAGTACAACATAATGCAAATACTTCCTTTCTGTCCTAAAATGACCAGTGCTACTACGTCTTTTGGTTATCTTCTGGAGATTCGGAAGCGGTCAAAAAAATTTACTGTTTCAATCCGGAAATTGTTCAAAATTATAAAATATAGACTTGACTTTAGAATTGGAAAATTAGATAGGCTGAAGAACAATTGTTTGAATTTATCTTCTGCATATAAATAATATTTTTGCAAGTCCATGTCATTAAAATTATTAAAACACCAAATTAATCAAATTTAACTTCGTCTGTCTCAAAGAAGATTTACTTAAGTAATGCATTTTTAACTTAATTTTATATACACTGCCCAACTCCAATTTTCTTTATCAAAAAAGATAAAGTATTCGGTTATACTCAAGCAAAAGACTAGCCGAATAATAGACGTTGTATGAAGGATGCTAACCGCCGTAAGTTTTTGCTGGGAACACTTTCAGGAGTTGTTGGCGGTATCGTGGGAATCTTGAATCGGGGCAGGCAGACAATGGCTTCGCCTGTAAAGCCTTCAGAAGAAACAGCAGTGTCATTCAGACAACCGATCGCATTGGCTAATGGTATCTCACTAGAACTAGTCACGCATAATGATGAATTTCTTGGTATTGGTCAAATCAAGGCTGAAAATGTCTTATTGCGAAGTGGAAGAAGACCAATGTTCGTTGAAATTTGTAATCCTAGCGCAGTAAGTCTTTACAATTATACGATTGCACAACAAAATATTACAAATAATTTAGTTCAGCTAAAATTCTCCATGCATTACCGTGAAGGTGGTCTGATGGAGTGGATGCTCCATACTGTTCGGAACCGCTACAACACATCCGATTGGGCTGCTGAACCACAAAAAGCCACTGATACTGCTTTATGGTTAGAAATTCGTCCGGTTACACGTAACATAGGCGATCGCAAATACACAGGCTTGAGTTATCAATATCGCTACCAAAGCCAAAGCATTCCTATTTACAAAATACTCGATCGAGCTACTTGGGAACTGGATGGTCGTGCAGTAGGTAATGAGTTTTGGATGCGTAACTCTTTTGCACCTTCTATTGCGTCCATTCATTCAGTAGAAGAATTTTACTCTACTGAATGGTATCTGCCTTCTGCTAAAAATCCCAGTGTCTTTCAATTTGTACCACTGCAAACAGCTTTACAAGGCTTTACCTTTACATCAGGACCATCCGGTACGTTAGTCACTTGGGCAACGAAAGCCAGTCATATCCGTTCGCTATTTGAAAAACCGCGTGGTATTGATGAAATTATACACTGGCACCAACACTGTAGCGATCTGGGTCAAGAATTAGTTACCTCACCGATGGAGGTGTTGTGGTCCCCAGGCAAACTGGATCGCGTTGAGCAAACCAATGCCTATGAAGCAGTAAGAGAACTAGTACACGAAACACTGCACGCTGACATAGGTATGCGTCGCGAACGAATAACAACTTACGCGCTGATCGAACAATGGGATAATGCCAATTTAAAACGTTATACCGAAGTGGCACTGCCAAAACTACTAGCCAGTGGTGTCAAAATGGTTGCTTTAGCAAACCATTTCCAAAATAATATGAATACCTTTGGGGTCGGGAATATGGCATGCACGATTGACCTGAAGGTTGCAGATTCAGTTGGTGAAGAAAATTTGCGGAATTTTTGTAATAAAACAAAAGCTGGTGGTGCCATAGTTCAGATGTGGGGTAATACAGCTTTATCCACTTTTGGTCTCAAACAATGGGATCGCAATGGTGTAAAAAATCGTCTTGATTATTTACCGAAAGAAGGATCGATAATGGAAGCCATAGAGCGATCGCAAGATCCTTTTGTTCGCAATCCGTCCAATGCTATTGAAGCCGATCACTACACGCCAGTTTTCGCCGTACTCAATTTACGAGATCCAGTTATACGAGAATACTGGCTTAAGCGTTGGAAGCAAGCACATGATGAAATAGGGCTTGAAGCTATTTTCTTAGATAGTTCAACCAATCTCTCTAGCGATAAATTCCACTTTATCCAACTTGCAGATAGTAGTGCCAGAGAGCCAGCTACAAACAACAATCAGCAACTATTTACCCAACGTCCTGCAAAAGAACCAGCTGCAGCCATTCTTTCACAGTACCATGCCCACTTAAAATTGATGGCAGAAATGCAAAAAATTGGCTACCGCTACTGTGGAGAAGACATTGGAGTATTCGGAATCCATCGCACGGGTCCAAATCTTCTCGCCAAGCTGAATTATTTGCCCTTATGGATGGATTGTCTGACTGACTTCGATACCCTAACTTTACAGAAAGCAGGAGTCGATCCCGATGACACTTTTTTCCGTGGTTTGGCTTACCGAATGATGTGGTATGTATTTTGGGATATCAAAACCGAGCAAATCAGCTTTAACTATGGCAGCGTGCGTGGTGATTTCGATAAACCGAACACTTGGCATATTTCACTATTTAAAGTATTTAATAAAGTTAACGACTTAATGATTAACCGCGAGATTCTACTACGTGAGAATGGTGTTGTGTACCGTACTACAGGACAGCAAATTCTTTGGGCTTTCCAAAATTTTGATTTTCAACTTCCTAGTAGTTCAGTAGTGCGTGATGAAACTACAAGTAAAAGTTGGCAAACCCGTCGTCTACAAGCTATTAAACACCACGTTTATTCCATAAAAACCTAGCGATACCCCGACAACACCGTAAGATGAGTCGGGGATAACATTAATTGATATTAACTAAGCAGCCAGAACAAAATCAACTTCATCAGTGCCACCAGTTTCTGATTGCCCTGACGTCAGTTGTTGACCGTTAACTTCAACGGCAAAAGGTGTACCACCCAGATTGAGATTGTAGTCTGTTTTGTCATTGGTATACCCAACACTAGCAATCATTTTGCGATTTTGGTCTACATAAGCAAAAGCCAACATCTGATTTTTGTTTTGCTTGTTGTCACGCGCCCAAATCACCATGTATTGTTGGCCCTGATAATCAAATACTTTTGGTGGACGAGTGGGAACATAACGACCGGGATCGCCAAAACTTTTGTCTAGAAAATCTTGAACCGAACTTGGTTCAACTGTCGCATAAGCAACTTCTTCTGGAGAGGTTGGTTCGGCATCAGCTTCATCACCACCTCGCGTCCCAACAACTTCTTCTTGCCCCCGATTCTTGAAATAATCAACGGCTGCTTTGGTTCCAATAGCACCAACTGCTGCAACTCCAGCACCAATTAGTACGTTACGAAGGAGGTTACTTCTGTTACTCATCGTTGCCCCTTTTGGCTAGAAGACACCGTGGACAATCGTATCATTACTGGTTCTCATTGCTATAGTTATTCAATTTTTTCTAGGAATTGGAGATTAGTACTTCTCCCTTGTCCCCCTTGTCTCCCCCCTCTCCCTTGTCCCGGTGTTCCTAGTCCTTAGTCCCTATTTTTGCTTTCAATCGCTCGCTCGCCAGGAATACTCCAAGCTCTATTGCTGCTTTCATACTTGTTGCATCGGCTATGCCTTTACCTGCAATATCAAATGCAGTACCGTGATCTGGGGATGTCCGAATGAAAGGCAAACCTATAGATGTATTGACGGCGCGATCGAACGCCATCAGTTTTACTGGAATTAAACCTTGATCGTGGTACAAAGCAAGGTAAGCATCGGCGGGATTTTGGATTGTGCCATTTCCGTACCAAGCTTGACCGGGTTTGACCCACATTGTATCTGGTGGAATCGGACCGTCTATTTGTAAGTTTGGACGATTTTTACGCTCTTGCTCTATCCAGGGTATTAACCATTCTTGTTCTTCGCGTCCTAGCTGTCCCTGTTCCCCACTGTGAGGGTTTAAACCTGCGATCGCAATTCTCGCTTTTTTTAACCCAAAGTCTTTTTCCAAACACTCTACCAACAAATCCAGTTTTGCCGTCATAAGTTCCGGTGTCAGAAATTGCGGGACTTGACTGAGGGGGATATGTGTTGTTGCTAGCAATGTCCGAAGTAACCAGTTTGTATGAGGCGATCGCGCTACAAATAACATCCCCACGCGTTTTGCACCTGACTTTTCTGCCAAAAGTTCTGTTTGACCTGGGTAATCATATCCTGCTGCTTTCCATGCTGATTTTGCGATTGGACCTGTCACAATTGCATCAAATTGACCTGCAAGAGTATGACTGATAGCTGCTTCCATGTAAGCAAAACTTGCTGACCCACTAGCTGCATTACCCTGACCGATAACGATATTATCTTGAAAAGGCAAAGCTGCTGCTACATTAAGAATGGAAAGTTTTTCTGGATTGACCAATGGTTCTGAATTCGCAGTTTTAGAAAAACTTATATAATTTTTTACTATTAATTCTCGATTTCCTATTACTGTAATCTCGCAGTTTTTGCCTACTGCTGGGTCTGCTAAAGCTTTTAGAATAACTTCCGGACCGATTCCTGCTGGGTCTCCCAATGTTAGTGCCAAACGTAATTTACGCATAATGTTAGGAATTAGGGATTGGGCATGAGTATTCTATCCTGTCCCCCTTATCTCCTTATCTCCCTTGTCCCCCTTATCGCCAAATCCTCTTCCTTTACAATCGTTAACATAAGTCTAATCATACAGGAGCGCTTTCAAGCATCTGGTAAACTTAACTTAATGAAACACTTTACAAAGGAGATTTGCGCTTATGGGCGGCGAAATGTTTAATGCAGCTCTACTGTCTTTCGGTTTGATCTTTGTAGGCTGGGCTTTAGGTACGTTGTTGTTAAAAATCCAAGGAGCAGAAGAGTAACCGCCTGAACAAGGATAAAGTATTAAGGATAAAATGCAGGTCGAGGTTTCAACTACTGGCTTTTTATCCTTGATGCTTTCTTTTGTAAATTTTTGTTGACATGAGTTATTCTGATAATATTCTATAATAATTTTTGTTACAAACTCTCATGACATTATTAATAGTTGGTGCCACTGGCACCTTGGGAAGGCAAGTAGCTCGTCGTGCGCTCGACGAAGGTTATAAAGTTCGTTGTCTTGTCCGGAGTGCAAAGAAAGCCGCGTTTCTTAAAGAGTGGGGAGCAGAGTTAGTACCTGGTTCTTTGTCTTACCCCGAAACACTAACATCGGCACTTGAGGGTGTAACCGCAGTTATTGATGCGGCAACATCTCGTCCTACAGATTCTCTCAGTATTAAACAGGTAGATTGGGAAGGTAAAGTCTCTCTGATCCAAGCTGCGCGTGCTGCTGGTGTAGAGCGGTTTATCTTTTTCTCCATTTTGGATGCTGACAAATACCCAGAAGTGCCATTAATGGAAATTAAGCGGTGTACGGAACTGTTTTTGGCAGAGTCAGGTTTAAACTACACCATATTGCGTTTGGCCGGTTTCATGCAAGGCTTAATCGGTCAGTATGGAATTCCTGTCTTGGAAGGACAGCCTGTTTGGGTAACAGGTGAATCTTCACCCATTGCTTACATGGATACTCAAGATATTGCCAAATTCGCTATTCGGGCTTTGAAAGTGCCAGAAACGGAGAAAAAAGCTTTTCCTGTCGTTGGAACTCGTGCTTGGAGTGCAGAGGAAATTATCAGTCTTTGCGAACGCCTAGCCGGAAAAGAAGCTAGGATCACGCGAATGCCCATTAACTTGCTCCGCACCATGCGTCGTGCCTTGCGGTTTTTCCAGTGGGGATGGAATGTAGCAGATCGGCTGGCTTTTACAGAGGTTTTGGCAAGCGGTAAGCCCCTGACAGCGTCTATGGATGAAGTTTACACAACCTTTGGATTGGAGCGCAACGAAACAACAACTTTAGAAACTTACTTACAAGAGTACTTCAGTCGTATAATGAAAAAACTTAAAGAAATAGATTACGAGCAAACCAACACTAAAAAACAAAAACCCAAAAAAACACCCTTTAAAAAAGTTAACAGTTAGTGGTCGTTGGTTAATCCCGGTTACACGATTGACCGATGGCTGAAGACAAATAACACAAGGACAAAAATAGTCCAAAATGTGTAACGATTATCTAAAGAAAGCGAGTCGCTAAGAATTGGATGTTTGAGCGTGCCCAAAGCAGGCATTATATACAATGATGTTAAACCGATAGCGGGTCGAATCGCTGTCGAATTAAAGGAAAAGTTCACCACTGCAGGCTGGGATGTTTGCATCACAAGTGGTGTCGGTGGGATATTGGGCTATTCAACCCCTGAAAGCCCCGTATGTCACACCCCGATTGAAGGTCTAACACCTCCTGGCTTTGACTCAGAAATGAGATTTGCAGTGGTGTTAGGCGGTGATGGTACGGTTTTAGCGGCGTCCCGTCTTGTTGCTCCTCGTGGTATTCCGATATTAACGGTAAACACGGGTCATATGGGGTTTTTGACAGAAGCTTACCTCAACCAGATCCCTCAAGCGGTAGAACAACTATTGGCGGGTCAATATGAGGTTGAAGAGAGAGCGATGCTCAGCGTCAAAGTGTTTCGCTCGGATGCTGCTCTCTGGGAAGCCCTTTGTTTAAATGAAATGGTGCTACATAGAGAACCTTTGACCTCTATGTGCCATTTTGAAATAGCCATAGGTCATCACGCACCAGTGGATATTGCTGCTGATGGTGTGATTGTATCTACGCCAACTGGTTCTACAGCGTATTCTTTAAGTGCTGGTGGTCCGGTAGTCACTCCTGGCGTACCAGTATTGCAACTAGTACCCATTTGTCCCCATTCTCTAGCTTCTAGGGCGTTGGTTTTTCCAGATAGCGAACCCGTTAATATCTACCCAGTCAATACTCCTCGGTTGGTTATGGTGGTAGATGGCAATGGTGGATGCTATGTTCTTCCAGAGGATAGGGTGTATTTAGAGCGATCGCAATACAGCGCCCGATTTATCCGCTTGCAAACTCCAGAATTTTTCAGAATCTTGCGAGAAAAATTAGGTTGGGGTTTACCACATATTGCCAAACCAACGTCTGTGGAATTGCCATAACACTCAACGGTCACTGCTCGCTGGCTACCGATGACTGCGTATGGGTAAAATTTTAAATAAGTCGTTAAGTTTACTGACTGTCTTGATTTATTAGCTGATACTTGTACGTGTTACAACTGGGTAGACAGCTTGTTAAATCAGGATTTTTTATTTTAAGAAACAATTGCACCTCTACCTGAATCTAAAATCTAAAGTATAGAATTTATATGACAGTTGCTCATAACCCTTGTGTTTTAGTTATTGAAAGCGACGAAAGTCTCGCCAATCAGCTAGCTTTTGATTTAAAAGAAGCAGGTTATGAGCCTCTTGTGGCTCATGATGGGGTGAGTGGAATACAACACAGTCGAGAACGTCAGCCTGCTTTAATTGTGATTGACCGAATGCTAGCAGGAGAATCTGGATTGTCCTTATGTAAAAGTTTTAGAACTACTGGAGCGCGATCGCCCGTATTAGTCTTGATGGCGCGAGATACAGTTGACGATCGCGTAGCCTGTTTGGAAGCAGGAGCTGATGATTACTTTCTCAAGCCATATAGAGCGGAAGATTTTTTAAATCTAGTTCGCTTATACTTAAAACCTGATATCGATACAACCGAACAACTGCGTTTTGGAGATTTAGTGTTAGATATAGCGACTCGTCGTGTCGTACTTAACGGTAAAGCAATTGACTTGACGATGAAAGAATTTGAACTTCTCAAGTATCTTATGGAACATCCTCGTGAAGTCTTAACTCGCGAACAAATTTTAGAAAACGTTTGGGGTTACGACTTCATGGGTGAATCAAATGTGATAGAAGTTTATATTCGCTACTTACGGTTAAAAATAGAAGATGAAGGTCAAAAGAGACTTATTCAAACCGTGAGGGGAGTAGGTTATGTGTTGAGAGAATCTTAGAAGAATAGTTAGTGGTTGGTTAGTAGGATTTGTTGTCAACACCCAACCACTAACACCCAATAACTAACAACTAACAACTAACACGCACCTGTTATGATGAATCGACTATGCATCCTATCAATAATGTTGAGTCTATTGCTGATGAGTTGTTCTACTCAGACATCAGCAGTATCGCCTACAGGTACTCCTAGTTCTCAAACTCAAGCACAAATGAATCAGGAGAAAGCGCCACTTACAGCCAAAGCCGGTCAGCAGTTACCAATTTCAGCCGTTGCTATTGTTCCTAATAATGCAAAAATTCAACTGGAAGTAGCCCGAACAACCCAAGAGCAGGCAATGGGTTTGATGTTTCGACCTGCTTTACCTGATGATAGAGGAATGCTCTTTCAATTTCCCTCAGCGTTTCAAGCTAGCTT
It encodes the following:
- the trpB gene encoding tryptophan synthase subunit beta, giving the protein MTTTPLPSGSQSSTQLPDALGRFGRFGGKYVPETLMPALSELEAAYQQYRNDPAFQAELQQLLQDYVGRATPLYFAERLSTHYAKPDGTGPQIYLKREDLNHTGAHKINNALGQVLLAKRMGKQRIIAETGAGQHGVATATVCARFGLQCVIYMGVHDMERQALNVFRMRLMGAEVRPVSAGTGTLKDATSEAIRDWVTNVETTHYILGSVAGPHPYPMIVRDFHKVIGQETRAQALEKWGGLPDIAIACVGGGSNAMGLFYEFVDEPSVRLIGVEAAGEGVNTDKHAATLTKGRIGVLHGAMSYLLQSEDGQVVEAHSISAGLDYPGVGPEHSYLKDIGRAEYYSVTDEEALAAFQRLSRLEGIIPALETAHAFAYLETLCPQLSGSPKIVINSSGRGDKDVQAVAKYFNPT
- a CDS encoding YqaE/Pmp3 family membrane protein, giving the protein MDLVRILCAVFLPPLGVFLQVGIGKDFWINLLLTIFGFYILGLVHAIWVIARRD
- a CDS encoding rhodanese-like domain-containing protein, coding for MTNKLVDNIIPQQPPIDSQSDVHVLKSRLEWGEPAFTILDVRDRNAFNQGHIMGAMPFPQNELVDRAESIAKSRDIYVYGESDEQTAQAAQQLRSAGFVHVSELKGGLAAWKAVGGPTEGIIESRTPAGADDYNVVDRLKNHAETQQKG
- a CDS encoding PetM family cytochrome b6-f complex subunit 7, giving the protein MGGEMFNAALLSFGLIFVGWALGTLLLKIQGAEE
- a CDS encoding CAP domain-containing protein — translated: MFRQTAFGIALSMLVLASGLPTSLLAGYSSKQKATQSKSVSIPSSQVKSFSTFKTTDLEKSVFDQINRYRVSKGLRKLTLNPRITRQARIHSQNMARRKAPFSHQGFRRRVDAIPLRYRSASENLAFNQGYNDPVKEAVTSWLKSPAHLKNIKGNYNLTGIGVATNSDGEVYLTQIFIRMR
- the pdxA gene encoding 4-hydroxythreonine-4-phosphate dehydrogenase PdxA, coding for MRKLRLALTLGDPAGIGPEVILKALADPAVGKNCEITVIGNRELIVKNYISFSKTANSEPLVNPEKLSILNVAAALPFQDNIVIGQGNAASGSASFAYMEAAISHTLAGQFDAIVTGPIAKSAWKAAGYDYPGQTELLAEKSGAKRVGMLFVARSPHTNWLLRTLLATTHIPLSQVPQFLTPELMTAKLDLLVECLEKDFGLKKARIAIAGLNPHSGEQGQLGREEQEWLIPWIEQERKNRPNLQIDGPIPPDTMWVKPGQAWYGNGTIQNPADAYLALYHDQGLIPVKLMAFDRAVNTSIGLPFIRTSPDHGTAFDIAGKGIADATSMKAAIELGVFLASERLKAKIGTKD
- a CDS encoding ribonuclease H-like domain-containing protein encodes the protein MEDFQVCDRDLTDATLSHYLQNDEIAVDTETMGLLPQRDRLCLVQLCNKDGRVTAIRIAKGQTEAPNLKKLLEATNVLKIFHFARFDLATIRYSLGIYIQPVFCTKIASKLARTYTQRHGLKDLVQELEKVELDKSSQSSDWGNAANLSEAQLNYAANDVRYLIGARQKLVDMLKREERYAIALECFECLPTIVSLDLLQFKDVFEH
- a CDS encoding translation initiation factor, whose amino-acid sequence is MPSSSNRNNPENRFVYQEFGNGNSAAFERATPDLPPEKQNVRVQATRAGRKGKTVTVITGFQTNQETLQALLKQLKTQCGTGGTIKENELEIQGDHKQKILELLIKLGYKAKISGG